The following proteins come from a genomic window of Paenibacillus swuensis:
- a CDS encoding MFS transporter, translating into MRKQLTIIGFTLFTIFIGFGIVIPLLPVMVQETGAPEYHFNIMLAAYSAVSFVVSPFWGALSDRIGRKPVLIAGVLGFSASFLLFGLSSGNLGLMYFSRILGGLFSGATTACAVAYVADITNEDNRTKGMGVVGMSIGLGFIFGPAIGGILSRFGHSVPFFTASVISLITAVFIVRVLKESLAVDQRTPSGKSGSRWAAFTGSVKYLYILLFLVTFTLAGLEGTLQFFQMQAFGATPEDVGYMFLASGIVGALIQGGFVRRYIKKGDEPKYIRIGFLLQGLGFILLIFSDSLVTAMIYLSVFGAGNALLRPCLTSLITQKTTVGQGAASGLSSSMDSLGRVGGPLLAALLYGMSVELPFYVSAVVCVAALFLVSLYVIRSKDLKSYSNR; encoded by the coding sequence ATGAGAAAACAGCTGACAATTATCGGCTTTACGCTGTTTACGATTTTCATCGGCTTCGGAATCGTGATTCCGTTGCTTCCCGTCATGGTTCAGGAAACCGGGGCTCCTGAGTACCATTTCAACATCATGCTGGCGGCATATTCCGCCGTTTCATTTGTAGTGTCGCCATTCTGGGGAGCATTATCCGACAGAATCGGCAGGAAACCGGTATTAATCGCGGGAGTATTGGGTTTCAGCGCCAGTTTTTTATTGTTTGGTTTGTCATCAGGTAACCTGGGTTTGATGTACTTCTCGCGAATTCTAGGAGGATTATTCTCAGGGGCTACCACGGCCTGCGCGGTCGCGTATGTTGCGGACATAACTAACGAAGATAACCGCACGAAAGGGATGGGAGTTGTCGGCATGTCCATCGGCTTGGGATTTATTTTCGGGCCGGCGATCGGGGGGATATTGAGTCGGTTCGGTCACAGTGTTCCTTTCTTTACCGCTTCGGTTATCTCTTTAATAACAGCTGTATTTATCGTAAGGGTATTAAAGGAGTCCCTTGCTGTGGATCAGAGAACTCCTTCAGGTAAAAGCGGATCCCGTTGGGCGGCATTCACGGGCAGCGTTAAATATTTATACATTTTGTTGTTTCTTGTTACATTTACTCTGGCCGGTTTGGAAGGTACACTTCAATTTTTTCAGATGCAGGCTTTTGGAGCTACGCCGGAGGATGTCGGTTATATGTTTCTGGCCAGCGGGATTGTAGGTGCCTTAATTCAAGGAGGCTTTGTGCGGAGGTATATTAAAAAAGGGGACGAGCCTAAGTATATTCGCATCGGCTTTCTGTTACAGGGGCTTGGCTTTATTCTTCTGATCTTCTCAGACAGTCTAGTTACAGCCATGATCTACTTATCGGTGTTCGGCGCCGGAAATGCGCTGTTACGGCCTTGTTTGACTTCTTTGATTACCCAAAAGACAACGGTCGGCCAGGGTGCGGCATCAGGGCTGAGCTCGTCCATGGACAGCCTCGGACGTGTCGGGGGTCCGCTTTTGGCAGCATTATTGTACGGGATGAGCGTGGAGCTTCCGTTTTATGTCAGCGCGGTCGTCTGTGTTGCGGCCTTATTCCTTGTCAGCCTCTATGTAATTCGAAGCAAGGACTTAAAGTCCTATTCGAATAGGTAA
- a CDS encoding BMP family lipoprotein, with protein MKKWTSLTLVAIIALVLVLSGCGKDNNGANEGKNTGENAGNAGNAPKSDIKVGLVTDSGGVNDKSFNQSAWEGLEKVGDSKGVETKYLESKSDPDYIPNLNKFVKDGYSLTWGIGFLMGDAIKKVATDNPEAKLAIIDNAVEAPNVASVTFAEHEGSYLVGIVAGLTTKTNKIGFVGGMEIPVITRFEKGFVAGVKEANPNAEVLINYVGDFGKPDAGKAAAATMYDNGADIIFHAAGATGNGVFNEATDRSKSGSKVWVIGVDKDQSLEFGEEVTLTSMMKRVDTAVETITTQLVDGEFPAGKIVTLGLKDDGVGLPENNKNVAEDVLKKVEDYKAKIISGDITVPAE; from the coding sequence ATGAAGAAGTGGACAAGTCTTACACTAGTTGCCATCATCGCGCTGGTTCTTGTTCTATCGGGTTGCGGCAAGGACAATAATGGAGCGAATGAAGGCAAGAACACTGGCGAAAACGCCGGAAATGCCGGAAACGCACCGAAGTCTGACATCAAAGTGGGTCTCGTTACGGATTCCGGCGGTGTTAACGACAAATCGTTTAACCAGAGCGCATGGGAAGGCCTAGAAAAAGTAGGCGATTCCAAAGGTGTTGAAACTAAATACCTAGAGAGTAAATCGGACCCAGACTATATTCCTAACTTAAACAAATTCGTAAAAGACGGTTACAGTCTGACTTGGGGTATCGGCTTCCTAATGGGAGACGCAATCAAGAAAGTCGCTACAGACAATCCGGAAGCCAAGCTTGCGATCATTGACAACGCTGTTGAAGCACCCAACGTTGCATCGGTTACATTCGCGGAGCATGAAGGTTCTTACCTAGTGGGGATCGTTGCGGGTCTGACAACGAAAACGAACAAGATCGGTTTCGTCGGCGGTATGGAAATTCCGGTAATTACCCGTTTCGAGAAAGGCTTCGTAGCTGGCGTTAAAGAAGCTAACCCGAATGCTGAAGTTTTAATTAACTACGTGGGTGATTTCGGTAAACCGGATGCGGGTAAAGCAGCAGCGGCTACTATGTACGACAACGGAGCGGATATTATTTTCCACGCGGCCGGCGCTACAGGTAACGGTGTGTTTAACGAAGCAACAGACCGTTCCAAATCGGGTTCCAAGGTTTGGGTAATCGGTGTGGATAAAGACCAATCGTTAGAGTTTGGCGAAGAAGTTACTTTAACATCCATGATGAAGCGTGTAGATACAGCGGTTGAAACCATCACTACACAATTGGTGGACGGCGAGTTCCCGGCAGGCAAGATCGTAACTTTGGGCCTTAAAGACGATGGAGTAGGTCTTCCGGAAAACAATAAGAATGTAGCCGAAGATGTGTTAAAGAAAGTAGAAGATTATAAAGCCAAAATTATCAGCGGTGACATCACAGTTCCTGCCGAGTAA
- a CDS encoding ABC transporter ATP-binding protein produces MSDRAPVLELRGITKRFPGVVANDNISLTLNKGEIHALLGENGAGKSTLMSIVFGLYRQDEGEIFVNGNPSEIDNPNKAIELGIGMVHQHFKLVQPFTVTENIILGMEPKKGLNIDYKTASRKVKALSEQYGLKVNPDSRIEDITVGMQQRVEILKTLYRGADILIFDEPTAVLTPQEIEELLVIMRKLVQEGKSIILITHKLKEIMEISDSCTIIRRGKVVDTVKTAETTPKQLAEKMVGRNVSFSVDKTQATPGKPVLTVNNLVCTNHQGINVLKELSLEVRRGEILGIAGVDGNGQSELIEALTGLRKIQGGSVHLNGEEITDQSPRHISESGLSHIPEDRHKHGLVLDFSVSENMVLETYFHDKYNRNGFLNYGEINKHAEKLVKDFDVRTPDIYTSARSLSGGNQQKAIIAREINKDPDLLIAAQPTRGLDVGAIEFVHKQLIAQRDKGKAVLLISFELDEIMNVSDRIAVIYEGQIVGVVLPHETNDQELGLLMAGSRREEGVAAHE; encoded by the coding sequence ATGAGCGATAGGGCTCCAGTACTAGAACTACGAGGCATAACCAAACGGTTTCCGGGTGTAGTGGCTAATGATAATATAAGTTTGACGCTTAACAAAGGCGAGATTCATGCACTATTAGGTGAGAACGGTGCGGGAAAATCTACCCTGATGAGCATCGTGTTCGGTCTTTACCGTCAAGATGAAGGTGAAATTTTCGTAAACGGGAATCCATCGGAAATTGATAATCCGAATAAAGCAATTGAATTAGGCATCGGTATGGTTCATCAGCATTTTAAACTCGTACAACCGTTCACAGTAACAGAGAATATTATTTTGGGTATGGAGCCAAAAAAGGGTCTTAACATTGATTACAAGACAGCCTCCCGTAAAGTAAAGGCGCTGTCTGAGCAGTACGGGCTGAAAGTAAATCCGGATTCCAGAATCGAAGATATCACTGTAGGGATGCAGCAAAGAGTAGAAATTCTGAAAACGCTCTATCGCGGCGCAGATATTCTGATTTTTGATGAACCAACAGCCGTATTGACACCTCAGGAAATTGAAGAGCTGCTTGTCATCATGAGAAAGCTTGTTCAAGAAGGCAAATCCATTATCCTTATTACGCATAAATTGAAAGAAATTATGGAAATCTCCGATAGTTGTACGATTATTCGACGCGGCAAAGTGGTGGATACCGTAAAAACTGCCGAAACCACGCCTAAACAGTTAGCTGAGAAGATGGTTGGACGCAATGTGTCCTTTTCAGTGGACAAGACTCAGGCAACTCCAGGAAAACCCGTGTTGACCGTAAACAACTTGGTATGCACGAATCATCAAGGGATCAATGTTCTTAAAGAGCTAAGTCTGGAAGTGAGACGGGGAGAGATTCTTGGCATTGCGGGAGTAGACGGTAACGGCCAAAGTGAGCTTATTGAAGCTTTAACAGGGTTGCGCAAAATTCAAGGCGGTTCTGTGCATCTGAACGGCGAAGAGATCACGGACCAATCTCCAAGGCATATTTCTGAATCAGGCTTGTCCCATATTCCTGAAGATCGTCACAAGCATGGTTTAGTGCTTGATTTCTCGGTAAGCGAGAATATGGTGCTGGAGACTTACTTCCATGACAAATACAATCGTAACGGATTTTTGAATTATGGGGAAATTAATAAACATGCTGAAAAACTTGTGAAGGATTTCGATGTGCGTACGCCGGATATCTATACAAGCGCAAGATCTTTGTCCGGAGGTAACCAGCAGAAAGCGATTATAGCTCGCGAAATTAACAAAGATCCGGATTTGCTTATTGCGGCGCAGCCTACCCGTGGGTTGGATGTAGGTGCCATCGAGTTTGTTCATAAACAATTGATTGCTCAACGTGATAAGGGCAAAGCTGTATTGCTGATCTCCTTCGAGCTTGATGAGATTATGAATGTATCAGACCGCATTGCCGTCATATATGAAGGCCAAATCGTAGGAGTTGTATTGCCTCACGAAACGAACGATCAAGAATTGGGCCTACTGATGGCAGGTAGCCGCAGAGAGGAAGGAGTGGCCGCGCATGAATAA
- a CDS encoding ABC transporter permease, with protein MNKFFRIFVKDSAVYPLVAILLGLIFGAIIMLIGGYNPIKAYSSLLQQIFGSSYDLGETIRAVTPLILTGLSVAFAFRSGLFNIGAEGQFMIGMTTATFIGIKLNLPFLLHAVVAMVGGAIAAGLWGAIAGYLKAKRGVNEVITTIMLNWTALYLSNYIVVTFLLEKGQQRTTMIHENASISSSLLIDLFGGARMHWGTVIALLASTVFYIILWKTKQGYELRAVGHNADAAQYAGMNVKRNIIKAMFISGVFAGLAGTFEVLGVFQYQTNAAASPGYGFDGIAVSLLGMNNPFGVVLAAILFGGLSYGAAGMSFGADVPPEIIRIVIGSIIFFVAAQGIVRWLLIPFYAKRKKEKVA; from the coding sequence ATGAATAAATTTTTTCGCATATTTGTTAAGGACAGCGCGGTTTATCCCCTCGTGGCAATCCTTCTTGGTCTGATCTTCGGGGCGATCATTATGTTGATCGGCGGTTATAATCCGATTAAAGCCTACAGTTCCCTGCTTCAGCAGATTTTTGGATCATCATATGATTTGGGAGAGACAATCAGGGCGGTGACCCCGCTTATATTAACGGGATTGTCAGTAGCGTTCGCGTTTCGTTCGGGTTTATTTAATATCGGTGCTGAAGGCCAATTCATGATTGGGATGACTACAGCTACCTTTATTGGGATTAAGTTAAACTTACCTTTTCTTCTTCATGCGGTAGTTGCGATGGTAGGCGGAGCGATTGCTGCCGGCTTGTGGGGAGCCATTGCAGGTTATTTGAAAGCCAAACGCGGCGTTAATGAAGTAATCACCACCATCATGTTAAACTGGACTGCATTATATCTGTCCAATTACATTGTGGTAACCTTCTTGCTGGAGAAAGGGCAACAGCGAACAACTATGATTCATGAGAACGCCTCGATCAGTTCGAGCTTGCTGATTGATCTGTTTGGCGGAGCCCGAATGCACTGGGGAACCGTTATAGCCTTACTGGCTTCCACTGTATTTTATATCATTCTGTGGAAGACCAAACAAGGTTATGAATTGCGCGCAGTCGGTCATAATGCCGACGCAGCACAATATGCCGGTATGAATGTGAAACGCAACATTATTAAAGCCATGTTTATAAGCGGCGTATTTGCAGGTTTAGCCGGTACATTTGAAGTGCTTGGTGTATTTCAATATCAAACAAACGCCGCCGCTTCGCCCGGTTATGGATTCGATGGCATCGCGGTGTCCTTGCTGGGCATGAACAATCCGTTCGGGGTCGTCCTTGCTGCGATTCTGTTCGGCGGACTGTCATACGGTGCTGCCGGAATGAGTTTTGGCGCGGATGTACCACCCGAAATTATCCGAATCGTCATCGGCTCCATTATTTTCTTTGTTGCTGCGCAAGGAATCGTCAGATGGTTGCTGATTCCCTTTTATGCTAAGCGCAAGAAAGAGAAGGTGGCTTAA
- a CDS encoding ABC transporter permease produces the protein MDINTIGQLLSITLIFSTAYIFTALGGIFSERSGVVNIGLEGLMVAGAFAAAVASLYAEEAGMGGFTPWVGLIAGMLFGVLFSLIHAVASVTFKANQVVSGVVINFLAGGTTLYLVKLLFEGSGQTETIKEVFSKFKIPLLGDIPIIGQALFNTYPTTYIALILVFVQWYVLFRTPFGLRLRSVGEHPSAADTMGIKVLRMRYIGVLLSGALAGLGGATIALTTTSNFSHNTISGQGFIALAALIFGKWNPIGALGAALFFGFSQGALKNFLQLFDITKQIPSEFIYMMPYVLTIIVLVGAVGRAKAPSALGEPYDPGKR, from the coding sequence ATGGATATCAATACAATTGGCCAGTTATTGAGTATTACATTAATTTTTTCCACAGCATATATATTTACGGCGCTAGGCGGTATTTTCTCAGAGCGTTCCGGTGTGGTTAACATAGGGTTGGAAGGGTTAATGGTCGCAGGAGCCTTTGCTGCAGCCGTAGCATCCTTATATGCCGAAGAAGCGGGCATGGGTGGATTTACACCTTGGGTCGGATTAATTGCTGGGATGCTGTTCGGCGTGTTATTCTCTCTCATCCACGCCGTTGCTTCCGTAACTTTTAAAGCGAATCAAGTTGTAAGCGGCGTGGTTATCAACTTTTTGGCAGGCGGTACCACGTTGTACCTGGTGAAATTACTGTTTGAAGGTTCCGGCCAAACCGAAACCATTAAGGAAGTATTTTCTAAATTTAAAATTCCGCTTTTAGGGGATATTCCCATCATCGGACAAGCATTGTTCAATACCTATCCGACCACTTACATCGCGTTAATTCTTGTATTCGTACAATGGTATGTGTTGTTCCGTACTCCGTTTGGATTAAGGTTGCGCTCGGTAGGGGAACATCCAAGCGCGGCGGATACCATGGGGATTAAAGTGCTTCGAATGCGTTATATCGGTGTGTTGCTCAGCGGCGCGTTAGCGGGTTTAGGCGGAGCAACGATTGCGTTAACGACAACAAGTAACTTCTCGCACAACACGATTTCCGGCCAAGGCTTTATCGCCTTAGCCGCGTTGATCTTCGGGAAATGGAACCCGATTGGCGCACTTGGAGCTGCTTTGTTTTTCGGATTTTCCCAAGGTGCCCTGAAGAACTTCTTGCAGCTGTTTGATATTACTAAGCAGATCCCGTCCGAATTCATCTACATGATGCCTTATGTCCTAACCATAATCGTACTGGTTGGCGCGGTAGGTCGGGCAAAAGCACCTTCGGCGTTGGGTGAGCCATACGATCCGGGTAAGCGATAA
- a CDS encoding TetR/AcrR family transcriptional regulator — protein sequence MSGFQYSHDTSESWLQEWILHYNTEGKMTDKQARIVQAAIETFSDKGFAGSSTSEIAQKAGVAEGTIFRHYKTKKDLLFSIVAPFISNMLAPLFIKEFTKVLDEKYENFEAFLRAVIANRIQFVRSHLPLLKILLQEIPFQPELARILKDQVSKQVLSRLLHIVEHFQDQGQIRQMEPVTAVRLLVSSILSFVIARYLLAPQFHWKEEQEIEDTVRFVIMGLQPDDKE from the coding sequence ATGTCCGGATTTCAATATTCACACGATACCTCAGAATCTTGGCTTCAAGAATGGATCCTGCACTACAACACGGAAGGGAAAATGACCGATAAACAAGCTCGAATCGTGCAGGCTGCCATTGAAACTTTTTCCGATAAGGGATTCGCCGGATCATCAACTAGTGAAATCGCTCAGAAGGCCGGAGTTGCGGAAGGCACCATCTTTCGTCATTACAAAACGAAAAAGGATTTACTGTTCTCAATCGTCGCTCCTTTTATTTCCAATATGCTGGCCCCCTTGTTCATTAAAGAATTTACCAAAGTATTAGATGAAAAATACGAGAATTTTGAAGCTTTTCTAAGGGCTGTCATAGCCAATCGAATTCAGTTTGTCCGCAGCCATTTGCCTTTGCTAAAGATTCTGCTTCAGGAAATACCATTTCAACCGGAGCTCGCACGGATTCTTAAGGACCAAGTTTCGAAGCAGGTTCTCTCCAGATTGCTTCATATTGTGGAGCATTTCCAGGATCAAGGCCAAATCAGGCAAATGGAGCCTGTTACAGCCGTGCGTTTACTCGTATCGTCCATACTTAGTTTTGTCATTGCAAGATACCTTCTGGCTCCCCAATTTCATTGGAAAGAAGAACAGGAGATTGAAGATACTGTACGCTTTGTCATCATGGGTTTGCAGCCTGACGATAAGGAGTAG
- a CDS encoding ABC transporter permease has protein sequence MRIKSLILRIIRQFIRDKRTLALMFMAPLLVLTLMYAVFNSDPYRPVVGLVNAPVTVQEKFAEQGVGVQHYQTPDLAELALKERNLDAYIHFGANKANPEIILEGSDPAVNRNVLSLVQQALTPASAADSANIKPHIEYLHGGPKLTAFDHFGPTLIAVFSFFFVFLIAGVSFLRERTGGTLERLLSTPIRRYEIVLGYIAGFGFFTIIQAMIIVGYCIGVLNIFMSGLMITVLLITMLLSLTALTLGTLLSTFAQNEFQMIQFIPLVIVPQIFFSGLFNLSTLPEWLQLFAHLMPLYYGAGALQDVMIRGLSWSAIATELAVLLLFSLSFMILNVLALRKHRRI, from the coding sequence ATGAGAATTAAATCCTTGATTTTGCGAATCATCCGACAGTTTATCCGGGACAAACGCACGCTAGCTTTAATGTTTATGGCCCCTTTACTTGTATTAACTCTAATGTATGCCGTATTCAACAGCGACCCTTACCGCCCTGTTGTCGGTCTAGTGAACGCACCTGTGACTGTGCAAGAGAAATTCGCTGAACAAGGTGTTGGGGTGCAGCATTATCAAACTCCAGATCTTGCAGAACTGGCATTGAAAGAGCGTAACCTCGATGCTTATATTCATTTTGGAGCGAACAAGGCGAACCCTGAAATTATACTTGAGGGTAGTGATCCTGCTGTTAATCGAAACGTTCTGTCCCTTGTCCAGCAAGCACTCACTCCCGCTTCCGCCGCCGATTCTGCGAACATTAAACCCCACATTGAATATTTACACGGTGGGCCAAAGCTTACGGCTTTTGATCATTTCGGACCTACACTGATTGCTGTCTTTTCATTCTTCTTTGTTTTTTTGATTGCGGGGGTTTCTTTCTTACGAGAACGAACCGGAGGTACACTGGAACGATTACTCTCAACACCTATTCGCCGATACGAAATTGTACTCGGGTATATCGCAGGCTTTGGGTTCTTTACAATCATACAGGCTATGATTATTGTTGGGTATTGTATTGGTGTTCTCAACATCTTCATGTCAGGATTGATGATCACGGTTCTCCTGATTACGATGTTATTATCGTTGACTGCCCTAACACTAGGCACCCTGTTATCAACTTTTGCCCAAAACGAGTTTCAGATGATTCAATTTATACCGCTAGTGATTGTACCCCAAATTTTCTTCTCTGGACTGTTTAATTTATCAACCTTGCCGGAGTGGCTGCAACTCTTCGCTCATCTAATGCCGCTTTATTATGGAGCAGGCGCCCTTCAGGATGTTATGATACGTGGTTTAAGTTGGTCTGCTATTGCTACAGAGCTCGCGGTGCTCTTATTATTCTCTTTATCTTTCATGATATTAAATGTACTTGCACTAAGGAAACATCGCAGGATCTAA
- a CDS encoding ABC transporter ATP-binding protein, translating to MNEVKATIPDVITVENVSKSYVTTAVLKDININIRSGEIFGLLGPSGSGKTTLVKLLAGIASATTGEVHVLNSKMPDLSIMSQIGYMSQGDALYHDLSARENLEFFGSIYDLRGEVLSRRINNVMSLVDLTAHLNRPVHLFSGGMKRRLSLAITLLHEPEFLILDEPTVGIDPILRKSIWNRLKELCLSGTTLLITTHVMDEAEQCHRVGMIRDGRLLAVGTPEELRNTAQSDTIEEAFIHYGGIRHEN from the coding sequence ATGAATGAAGTTAAAGCAACCATCCCTGATGTAATCACTGTAGAGAATGTCTCAAAATCATATGTGACGACGGCTGTTCTCAAAGATATCAATATTAACATACGTTCCGGTGAAATTTTCGGTTTGTTGGGTCCATCGGGCTCCGGCAAGACCACGCTAGTGAAGCTGCTTGCCGGCATTGCCAGCGCAACAACGGGGGAAGTTCACGTATTGAATTCAAAGATGCCTGATTTGTCAATAATGTCACAAATCGGATATATGTCACAAGGCGATGCTCTGTATCATGATTTATCCGCACGCGAAAACTTGGAGTTTTTCGGCAGTATATACGATCTTCGAGGCGAAGTCCTGAGCCGTCGGATCAATAATGTGATGAGTTTAGTGGATCTCACCGCCCATCTTAACCGACCCGTACATTTGTTTTCCGGGGGAATGAAGCGAAGATTATCTTTGGCTATAACCTTGTTACATGAACCTGAATTTCTTATTCTGGATGAACCTACAGTGGGGATCGACCCCATTTTGCGGAAATCCATTTGGAATCGATTAAAGGAACTATGCCTTTCGGGTACAACCCTTTTAATCACCACACATGTCATGGACGAGGCGGAACAATGTCATCGAGTAGGTATGATTCGGGACGGCCGACTTCTGGCTGTGGGAACACCTGAGGAATTACGAAACACTGCCCAAAGCGATACGATCGAAGAGGCATTTATACACTATGGAGGAATTCGTCATGAGAATTAA
- a CDS encoding YktB family protein has product MTFTGFTSHDFSTFTIEGLEPRMEAIRTRIQPKFAQIGAALKDELSMMAGEEMFLHIAQHARRKTNAPVDTWMALAANKRGYKQHPHFQVGLFDDHIFIWLAFIYELPNKQGIANQFMKNIKVLNNTVPANYVLSFDHMKKDATDFGSLGKAGLKQALQRFHDVKKAELLIGRQIKADDAVLQDGQAFLELVRSTYETLIPLYKLAH; this is encoded by the coding sequence TTGACTTTTACTGGATTTACATCACACGACTTCTCCACATTCACGATTGAGGGGCTCGAACCCCGTATGGAAGCCATTCGTACCCGAATTCAACCGAAATTTGCGCAAATTGGAGCTGCTCTTAAGGATGAATTATCTATGATGGCCGGAGAAGAAATGTTTCTGCATATTGCCCAGCATGCCCGTCGCAAAACCAATGCGCCTGTGGATACATGGATGGCTTTGGCCGCTAATAAACGAGGTTATAAGCAACACCCCCATTTCCAGGTTGGCCTGTTTGATGATCACATATTTATATGGCTGGCCTTTATTTATGAGTTGCCGAACAAGCAAGGCATTGCCAATCAATTTATGAAGAACATCAAAGTACTAAACAACACTGTTCCGGCGAATTATGTACTTTCTTTTGACCATATGAAGAAAGACGCTACCGATTTCGGATCTCTAGGTAAAGCTGGCCTAAAGCAAGCGTTACAACGATTTCATGATGTGAAGAAAGCGGAGCTGTTAATCGGAAGACAGATTAAAGCAGATGATGCCGTATTGCAAGACGGACAAGCGTTCTTGGAGTTGGTGCGTTCCACTTATGAAACTTTAATACCATTATATAAGCTTGCGCATTGA
- a CDS encoding gluconokinase produces the protein MSTLSLGTVSPEARYIVTVDIGTTSTKTLAVRHDGFITASHSVGYPLHTPQPDYAEQDPEEIWGAVLHGVAEVVRTAQIMPHQVTGVSFSSAMHSIFAVDREGRPLMPMMTWADNRSSAYKTILMEQYDGKRIYEQTGTPIHPMSPLLKLMWLQDHEPELFQAAYKFIGIKEYVFAKMFGSYLIDYSIASTTGLFHLRDLQWNADSLQAAGISAEQLSEPVPTTHIVTGLKPEYASAMGISPATPFILGAADGVLANLGSGCYEPGVYSVTIGTSGAVRGVVAEPIADARARLFCYALLPGMWVVGGAINNGGIMFRWARDQLATLEAEQARLAGEDPYKRLTELAASVSPGSEGLIFLPFLAGERAPHYNADARGAFFGLSLRHGKPHMVRAVLEGVIYRMASVINALEETGGPARELRASGGFARSAFWCQLLADVSGVQVTVPDTVESSGVGAARLALAALGKTVSVAESEHWIRTTERYEPNAKAHEVYKELFEIYENVYWQLQQPFAAISAFQKRQD, from the coding sequence ATGTCCACTTTGTCCCTGGGTACAGTATCTCCGGAAGCAAGGTATATTGTCACCGTTGATATCGGAACAACCTCAACGAAAACTTTGGCCGTTAGGCATGACGGATTCATCACGGCTTCTCATTCTGTCGGTTATCCCCTCCATACGCCTCAACCCGATTATGCTGAGCAGGATCCGGAAGAAATATGGGGGGCCGTGCTCCATGGAGTGGCAGAGGTGGTCAGGACCGCTCAAATCATGCCGCATCAAGTGACGGGCGTATCCTTTAGTTCAGCGATGCATTCCATATTTGCTGTGGATCGTGAAGGACGACCGCTAATGCCAATGATGACCTGGGCAGACAACCGGAGCAGTGCTTATAAAACCATCTTGATGGAGCAATATGACGGCAAGCGGATATACGAACAAACCGGGACCCCCATCCATCCGATGTCACCCCTGCTGAAACTGATGTGGCTTCAAGATCATGAGCCGGAGCTGTTTCAAGCTGCCTATAAATTTATTGGAATTAAAGAGTATGTGTTTGCCAAAATGTTCGGTAGTTACCTGATCGATTATTCGATCGCCAGTACAACGGGATTATTTCATCTGAGAGATCTGCAATGGAATGCCGATTCGTTGCAAGCCGCGGGGATCTCTGCGGAACAGTTGTCAGAGCCTGTTCCTACAACGCATATTGTAACAGGCCTAAAGCCTGAATATGCTTCAGCGATGGGCATTTCTCCGGCGACCCCGTTCATCCTTGGCGCGGCCGACGGCGTTCTTGCGAACTTAGGCTCGGGGTGTTATGAACCGGGGGTTTATTCCGTTACCATCGGAACCAGCGGCGCGGTCAGGGGCGTAGTCGCTGAACCGATCGCGGATGCTCGAGCCCGGCTGTTCTGTTACGCGCTGCTACCGGGCATGTGGGTGGTCGGCGGCGCCATCAACAACGGCGGCATCATGTTCCGCTGGGCCCGCGACCAGCTTGCCACGCTGGAGGCGGAGCAAGCCCGCCTCGCGGGCGAGGACCCTTACAAGCGGCTGACGGAACTCGCCGCTTCGGTATCGCCGGGATCGGAAGGATTAATCTTCCTTCCGTTCCTGGCGGGAGAACGCGCGCCGCATTACAACGCGGATGCGCGCGGCGCTTTTTTCGGCTTGTCGCTGCGCCACGGCAAGCCTCATATGGTCCGGGCCGTCCTCGAGGGCGTCATTTACCGAATGGCTTCGGTAATTAACGCGCTCGAGGAAACGGGAGGCCCGGCCCGGGAACTTCGCGCATCCGGCGGCTTCGCCCGGTCCGCGTTCTGGTGTCAGTTGCTCGCCGACGTGAGCGGCGTGCAGGTGACGGTTCCGGACACCGTCGAGAGCTCCGGTGTCGGCGCGGCTCGGTTAGCCCTTGCCGCATTGGGGAAAACTGTATCCGTCGCGGAATCCGAGCATTGGATACGCACTACCGAGCGTTATGAGCCGAATGCGAAGGCGCATGAGGTGTATAAGGAACTTTTTGAAATTTACGAAAATGTTTATTGGCAGCTTCAACAACCCTTTGCAGCGATTAGCGCATTTCAGAAACGTCAGGATTAG